In Nocardioides sp. WS12, the DNA window CCGCGCAGCACCAGTCGATCGTGGGGGATCGGTGGCGCCTGGCGCTCGACGACCACCTCGCCCGTTCCGTCGCCGGTGGCGTGGTGGCTGGACCGAGCTTCGTCACCAACACCGCGATCGGCCAGACCACGCTGGTCACCCAGCGGGTTCGCGCCAACCTCTTCTACCGTCGCTTCGCGCTGCTGCGGCAGCCCCTGATCGGCGACACCCTGCGCACCACGACCACGGTGGTCGGGCTGCGCGAGAACGCCCGGCGGGAAGGTCGTCCGCCGACCGGCCTCGCTGCGCTGCACATGCAGACCGTCGACCAGGAGGGGCGTGCGGTCATCGACTTCTTCCGCTGCGCGATGCTCCCGCTGAGCCCGGGCGCCGCACCGACCGGACGGGCTGACGACCTCGATGCGATCGGTGCGGACCTGCCTCCGATCGACCCGGCCGCGCTCATTCCGCCGTGGGACCGGGCAGCGTTCGTCGCGGGCCGAACGGTCGGCGTACTCCCGGAAGCCGGGGAGGTGTTCGAGGTCGCCACGGGCGACGTCGTCTCCAGTGCTCCCGAGCTCGCCCGGCTCACTCTCAATGTCGCCGCTGTGCACCATGACCGGTTCGCCGGCGGGGGGCAGCGGCTGGTCTACGGCGGCCACACCATCGCGATCGCTGCTTCCCAGTTGACCCGGGCCTTGCCCGACCTGGCGACAATCCTCGCGTGGGATTCCTGTGATCACACAGGACCGGTCCACGAGGGTGACACCCTCACCACCCGGTTCACGGTCGCGAAGGTGACGCCGGTTGCTGGCTGGCAGGTCCTCGACTTGCGCGCCGAGGTCACCGCCGATGGCGAGCGCCCCGTGTTGGACTGGCGGTTCTCGGCGCTCGCTCCCTGAGCGGGGCGCGGGTTCATCAAGGGATGTCGGCGAGTGCGCGCTTCCCATGGTGAGCAACCACCGGGGAGTGGCAACTCGGCTACATACCTTGATGAACCCGCAGCAGCGCGCAAGCGAAGCATCACGGCATCGTGTAGCCACCACTCACGCTGAACAGCTGCCCGGTCACCTGACGCGACATCTTCTCCGACGCCAGGAACAGCACCGACGCGGCGACGTCCTCGGCGCTGGTCAGCCGAGCCAGGGGCGTGTCCTTGAGCAGGTACTCCGCCTGGTCGTCGGTGAAGACGTTGTCCTTGCCGACGGACCAGAGGCTGCCGGCGCCGACGGCCTCGGGGCTGTCGGGGACGACCAGCCCCGGGCAGATGATGTTGGAACGGATGCCGTGGCGACCGTGCTCACGGGCGGTCGTCCGGGCCAGTGCGACGACGGCCGCCTTCGTTGCGCCGTACACGCCCTGGCGGATCTGGCCGAAGGCAGACTCGCTGGCGATGAAGACGATGGAGCCCTGGCCCTGCTCGCGCATGGGGGAGAGGACGGCCTGGGTCGCGGCGATGGCGGTGAAGAAGTTGATCTCGACCGTCTTCTGCCAGTTTGCGCGGTCGGTGTTCTTCGCGATGAAGCCCGGCACGCTCCATCCGGCGTTGTTGACGAGTACGTCGACGCCGCCCCACGCCTCGACGCAATGATCGGCCGCACGCTGCGCTTCGCCCTCGTCGGTCAGGTCACCCACCACCACCTCGATCCCCGCGGCGCCGCGGCCCATGGCCTCGGCGGCGACCCGCTCAGCCTGGGCGCCGTCGATGTCGGACAGCACGATCCGGCTGCCCTCGGCGGCGAAGGCATGGACGATGCCGCGGCCGATGTTGGAGGCGCCACCGGTGATCAGTACGCGCGCGTCCTTCAGTCCCAGGTCCATCTGCACTCTCCTTTGAGCGGCGGTCGGTATTCATCTCCAGCGTGACGCTTGACACGTCGATGCGGTCGCCCTAGCGTTCCATAAGTAGAGTTACCTTAATCTAGATTCAAATTTACCGGAAGTGCTGGGGGATTGCGATGGCGTCAGTGGTCGAGGCTGCGGCCAAGCCGACGCGTGAGCTCGGCGGGATCCTGGCGATGACGCTGGATGCCCTGGTCATCATGTTCACCAAGCGGTTCTCGTGGCGCGAGGCCGTGCAGCAGGCGTGGTTCATCACGAGGGTCTCGCTGCTGCCGACCCTGCTGGTGATGCTCGGCTTCACGCTGCTGGTGATCTTCGAGGTCAACCTGTTGCTCAAGGACCTCGGCGCGCTCGACCTCTCGGGCGGCATCGCCGGGATCGCGTCCGTGCAGCAGATCGGTCCGTTCGTCACGGTCGTGGTGGTGGCCGGTGCCGGCGGCACCGCGATGTGTGCGGACCTCGCGGCGCGCACCATCCGTGAGGAGATCGCGGCCATGCAGGTGCTGGGCATCGACCCGATCCAGCGGCTCGTCGTACCCCGGATCGTCGCCGCGGTCATGGTGACCCTCGTCCTCAACGTCCTGATCTGCGCCGGTGGCCTGACGGGTGGCTACTTCTTCTCGGTCTACCTCCAGGGCGTCAATCCGGGTGCGTACGTCGCCAGCATCCCCCTGTTCACCGGGATCCCGGAGCTGATGTTCTCCATGATCAAGGCCTTCATCTTCGGCCTGATCGCCGCGCTCATCGCGTGCTATCGCGGCCTCAACGTGGCCGGTGGTTCCAAGGGTGTCGGTGACGCCGTCAACCAGGCCGTGGTCATCACCGTGGCCGTGCTCGTTCCCGTCAGCCTGACCATCAGCCTGATCCAGTTCGCGATCCTCTGAGGCCCTGATGTCTTCCCTTTCGCCCAAGCTCGAAGCCGTACGTCGCGCGCCGCTCCGGACGCTCGACGCCATCGGCACGCACGGTCTCTTCTATGCCCGCGTGCTGACCGGGATCCCGCGGGCGCTCCGTCGCCACCCCGGTGAGATCGTCAAGTTGATCGCCGAGCTCGGCACCGGTACGGGGGCGCTCGCCCTTGTCGGTGGCTCGATCGTGATCGTCGCCTCGATCACCTTCTTCGCCGGCGCGGTGGCCGCGGCGCAGGGCTTCGAGTCGTCCTCCAGCCTCGGTGTCGGATCACTCAGCCCGCTGCTGGCCGCCTTCTTCACGGCCCGGCTGTCGACGCCGCTGCTCGCCGGTGTCGCCCTGTCGGTGACCCTCGGTGCCGCCACGACGTCCCAGCTCGGCGCGATGCGGATCAGCGAGGAGATCGACGCGATCGAGGTGATGGCCATCCCGTCGCTGCCCTACCTCGCGACCACGCGCGTCGCCGCGGGAATGACCGTGATCACCCCGCTCTACATCTTCGCGACGCTCGGCGGGTTCTTGGCCGACTACCTGCTGCTGGTCTTCTTCTACGACGTCGGCGCGGGCAACTTTTCCCACTACTTCTTCCTGTACCTGCACCCAATGGACATCGTCTTCTCCTACATCCAGGTGCTCGGCATGGTCATCGTGGTGATGCTCGTGCACACGTTCTACGGCTACACCGCGAGCGGCGGTCCGGCGGGAGTCGGCGAGGCCGTGGGCCGTTCGGTCCGAGCCTCGTTGAGCGGCGTGATGATCGTGAACCTGCTCATCGCGATGGCCATCTACTCGAACTTCAACACCTTCCACCTGGGCGGCTGAGAGATGAGCAGAGTCACGTCACCGAGGACGACCCGGATTGCGGGGATGGGCCTGATCCTCGTCGTGGTCGCCGCGGTCGCACTCACCGGAGCGTTGTACGGGCGCGCGTTCAGCAACCCGGCCGAGGTCACGGTGCAGACCTCCCGTGCCGGACTGGTCATGGACCCGGGCGGCAAGGTCAAGATGCGCGGCGTCGAGATCGGTCGGGTCGGCTCCGTCCGCCCGGTGGGCGACGCCGTCGAGATCGTCCTGGAGATCGATCGTGACGAGCTCGACGGGGTTCCTGCTGACGTCGTCGCAGAGATCCGTGCGACCACCGTCTTCGGCGCCAAGTACGTCGAACTGGTCCCGCCTGCTGCCGGCGGAAACGGCTCGCTCACCGACGGCGCGGTGATCCGGGCCTCGGGTGTGACCACCGAGATCAACACGGTCTTCGACGGACTGGACCGGGTGCTGAGCGGGATCGACATCGCGAGCCTGAACGGCACCCTGACCGTACTTGCCACCAGCCTGTCGGGCCGCGGTGACGACATCGTTGCGATCGCGGCGAAGGCAGACGCCTATCTGACGAAGTTCGAGCCGCTCCTCCCGCAACTGCGCAAGGACCTGCTCGAGGTGGCGCGGTTCGCCCGCCTTGCTGTCGAGGTGTCGCCGGCGTTGCTGGCCATCTTGCGCAATGCGACGGTGACGGCCGGGACGATCGCCGACGAGGAGCAGGCCCTGCACCGGGTGCTCGTGGACCTCTCACTTCTCGGCGGTCGTGCTGCGGACTTCCTCGGGGACAACGGTGACGCTCTCGCGACCTTGCTGGAGTCGGCCCGGCCCACGGCGGCCACCCTGCGCGCCTACTCCACCGAACTGCCCTGCTTCCTCAAGGGCCTCGACGAGACCCGCAAGGTCATGGCCGACGTCATCGGTGGCACGGACGCCTCGTTGCGTGCGCTGGTGAGTGTTCGCTCCGAGCTGTCGCACTACACGGTGCCGAAGGACCTGCCGGGCCTGCCCGAGGACCGCGGCCCGGACTGCCATGGCCTGCCGCGCCTGAAGAACAGCCAGATCCCGATTCCCGAGCGGGGGACTGCACAGTGAAGATCCACGCAGAAGCGATCAAGCTCGCGATCTTCGGCATCGTCGGCGTGCTGGTGCTCGGCCTGCTCTACCTCACGCTGGGTGAGACCCGGCTGGGCCCGACCCGCAGCTACCGCGTCGTGATGACCGACGTGAGCGGGCTGCAGGGCGGCGATGTCGTCCGGGTCGCCGGCGTCCGGGTCGGCCAGGTGGACGGCCTCGACGTGATCGACGGCAACCGCGTCGAGGTCTCCTTCCAGGTCGACGAGTCGCAGACGTTGACCGACTCGACCGACGTCCTCGTGCGCTACGAGAACCTGCTCGGCGACCGGTACCTCGAGCTCCGGCAGCCGCCGAACATGGGCAAGCCGCTCGCTGACGGAGCCACGATCCCGGTCGACCGGACCACGCCCGCGCTCGACCTCGACGTGCTGCTCAACGGCTTCCGCCCGCTCTTCCGCGGACTCGAGCCGACCGAGGTCAACGAGCTGGCCGAGAACCTGATCGCCACCCTCCAGGGCAGGGGCGGCACGGTCGAGTCGCTCCTCGCGAAGACCTCGAGCCTCACCAACGGGCTGGCCGACGACAGTACGGCGATCACCTCGCTCATCGACAACCTCGACGTGCTGCTGGGCAGCCTGGACACCCGCGATGTCCAGCTGCGCCAGACGATCGGCCAGTTCCAGGAGCTGGTGTCGGGACTGGCGAACGACAAGGACCCCATCGCAACGTCCGTCACCTCGATCAACCGGATGGCCGCTGCCCTGGCTGACCTCTTCAACGACGGGCGCGAGCCCTTCAAGCAGACCGTGATCGCAGTCAAGGACCTGGCGAAGTTGCTGAACACGAACACGAAGACCCTGAACAAGGTGCTGGCCTCGTTGCCCGGTGCCTACCAGGTGCTGGACCGGATCGGCTCCCACGGCAACACCTTCAACTTCTACCTCTGCGCGGTGCAGGTCGTGATCAGCGGACCGGGCGGCAAGCCCATCAAGACGCCCATGGTCCGCAGCCAGACCGAGAGGTGCCAGGACAATCCGGAGAGGAGGGGCCAGCGATGAAGATGTTCCGTGAACGCAACCCGTTGCCGCTGGGCCTGGTCGTCGTGGTGGGCCTGGTCATGACCCTGCTCCTCGTGCTCAACATCGACGGCGTCGTCGGCGCCTTCGGGCGCAAGTACAGCGTGATGCTGCCCGAAGCAGCAGGCATCAAGCAGGGCGACCCGGTCCGGGTCAGCGGCCTGACCGTCGGTCGTGTCGGCGAGGTGAGCCTCGAGGGCGAGGGGGTCCTCGTCGAGTTCGGCCTCACCGAGACCGGTATCGAACTCGGCAAGGAGACGACGGCCGAAGTCAGCGTCGAAACCGTGCTCGGCGACAAGGCGCTCGTCCTCACCTCCCAGGGCGGCGGCACCCTCGCCGAAGGCGACCGGATCCCGATCGAGCGGGCGAGCGTCCCGTACGAGGTGACCGATGCACTCGCCGAGCTCCAGCAGGAGACCGAGGAGATCGACGTCGACAAGGTTGCGACAGCGCTCGAGACCGTGGCTGGAACCCTCGAGGGCGCAACCCCCGAGCTCGGCAACGCGATCACCGGAATGAGCCGGCTGTCGCAGACGATCAGCAGTCGCGACGACTCGTTGCGCAGCCTGCTCGCCAACGCCGATCAGTTCAGCGACGTGCTCGCGGACCGCAGCGGCGACCTGACCGCGCTGATGAAGGACGGCAACGTGCTGTTCACCGAGCTCCTGAAGAGGCGCAACGACATCACGGCACTGCTCGAGAACCTGTCGGCGATGGCGATCGAGTTGCGCGGCCTCGTCGCGGACAACAAGGACACGATCGGACCCGCGCTCCAGGAGCTCAACACCGTGATCGGCACCCTGCAGCAGAACAAGACCAACATCAGCAAGACACTGACGGGGATGTCGGTCTACGCCACCGGCCTCGGCGAGGTCGTCTCCAGCGGCGAGTTCTTCTCGGCGTACCTCCAGAACCTGCTGCCCGGCAACATGCTCCAGCCCGGGATCTCGGAGCTGGGCCTGTCGGGTGTCGACCTGAGCGGACTGCTCGGAGGAGGTACCACCCCATGAGCACGATCAAGAAGATCCTCGCCACCCCGCGTCTGCGCCTGCTTCTCGCGCTCGCCCTGGTCGCCGTCGCCGTCCTCACGGTCGGCTTCCGCGACAAGGGGAGCACCGACCTGGTCGCATGGTTCCCGAGCACCGACGGCATCTACGCCGGTGACGAGGTGCGGGTGCTGGGTGTCCCGGTCGGCAAGATCGACAGCATCGACCCCGACGGCACCAAGGTGCGGGTGGCCTTCCACGTGAACTCCGACATCAAGATCCCCAAGGACGCCAAGGCGGTCATCGTTGCGCCGTCACTGGTCAGCAGTCGCTACCTCCAGCTCACCCCTCGGTACGACGGCGGGCCGGTCATGGCGGACGGCTCGACCATCGAGCTCGCCGACACGGCCGTGCCGGTCGAGTGGGACGACATCAAGGAGCAGCTCAACGGCCTCGCTGAAGCGCTCGGTCCGCGCGGAGCGAACAAGAACGGCGCTCTCTCGGACCTGGTCGACGCGGGTTCGACAGCGCTCGACGGTCAGGGAGCCACCATCAACCAGACGATCGCCGACCTCTCCAATGCAGTCGGGGTGCTCGACAGCGGCGGGGACGACGCGTTCTCGGTCGTGCGCAACCTGCAGGTGTTCGTCGCCGCCCTTGCCCAGAGCGACGGGCAGATGAAGAGGTTCATCCAGAACCTCGACGCCGTCTCGGCGGTGCTGGTCGACGACAAGCGCATGGTGCGCAGCGCGCTGCGCAATCTCAGCGCTGCGGTCGGCGACGTGGAAGGCTTCATCAAGGACAACCGTGCCGGACTGAACACCGCCGTCACCCGGCTGTCCGACATCGTCCAGGTCGTCAACAAGCAGCAGGGCGACCTCGCGCAGATCCTGCACGTCGCGCCGAACGCGCTTGAGAACCTGACCGAGTCGTACCACGAGAACCAGAACGCGGTCGGGGTCAACCTCAACTCCGCCAACATCTTCTCGCCCGGATCGCTGATCTGTGGCGCGATCGGGGGCGCGGCGGGCACGGACGAGGCAGGCACCGAGAAACTCTGCAACGACCTGCTCGGGAACCTGCTCGGACAGGTCGTCGACAACCCTCAGTCCCAGGAGTTGCTCGACGCCCTCCTGCTGCTGATCGCCGGGGCCGGCTCATGAGGTCCGCCACCATGCGTCGCTTCGGGCTGGCCTGCGTGCTCGCCCTGGTCGTGCTGCTCTCGGGGTGCCGCTTCGACGGCATCGACTCGATGGTCCTGCCGGGCGCCAAGGGGAACGGTGAGGACGCCGTCAAGCTCACCGTCGAACTCCCCGACGTCGGCACCCTGAACGTCAACGCCGACGTCAAGGTCGACGACATCGCCGTCGGGACGGTCACCGACGTGCGGGTCGAGAACTGGCACGCCGTCGCCGAGCTCACCCTGGAGCCCGACGTCGACCTGCCCGCCAACGCGGTCGCCAAGGTGGGCGTCAACACGCTTCTCGGTGCCGCCTACGTCGAACTCGTGGCGCCGGCAAAGCCTGAGGGGACGCTGGCCAGCGGCGACCGGATCCCGCTGGAGCGCGGCCGCGCCTACCCCTCGACCGAACAAGTGCTGTCCGCAGCGTCCCTCGCCCTCAACGGCGGCGGCCTGGAGCAGATCGCGACGATCACCACCGAGCTCAACCAGGTGCTCGGTGGCAATGACCGGGCCGTGGCCAGCCTGCTGCCCCGGCTCGACTCCTTCGTCGGGGCACTCGACAGCCAGCGCGAGGAGATCCTCGGCGCGGTTCGGGACATGGCTCGGCTGTCCCAGCGGTTCGCGAAGAACCGCGGCGTCCTGACCACCGCCCTCGACGAGATCGGACCCGCCCTCGAGGCACTGGCGAAGAACCGTCCCGACCTCACCAAGGCGCTGACCTCCCTGACCCGCCTCAGCGACGTCGCGACGCCGCTCGTCGGCAGGGTCAAGGACGACCTGATCGCCGGCCTCAAGGACCTGGTTCCGGTGCTGGAGGCCGTGACCGCCGCCGGCGACTCCGCCGTGTCGGCGCTCGGTTTCGCGGTGACCTTCCCGTTTGCTCCCGAGACCGTCCAGAACGCCTGCCGCGGGTCCTACTGCAACCTCACCCTGATGCTCGACCTGACCAACTCGGCGCTCCTGAACGGCTTCATCCGTCCCGATGGCTCCATCGGGATCCCGGGGCTCCCCGGCCTGCCGGACCTCGGCAAGCTGCTCGGGGGCCTGTTGCCCGGTG includes these proteins:
- a CDS encoding MaoC family dehydratase: MSVTQVGGPYFDELEIGQVFDAAPGCTLTEGRAAQHQSIVGDRWRLALDDHLARSVAGGVVAGPSFVTNTAIGQTTLVTQRVRANLFYRRFALLRQPLIGDTLRTTTTVVGLRENARREGRPPTGLAALHMQTVDQEGRAVIDFFRCAMLPLSPGAAPTGRADDLDAIGADLPPIDPAALIPPWDRAAFVAGRTVGVLPEAGEVFEVATGDVVSSAPELARLTLNVAAVHHDRFAGGGQRLVYGGHTIAIAASQLTRALPDLATILAWDSCDHTGPVHEGDTLTTRFTVAKVTPVAGWQVLDLRAEVTADGERPVLDWRFSALAP
- a CDS encoding SDR family oxidoreductase, with product MDLGLKDARVLITGGASNIGRGIVHAFAAEGSRIVLSDIDGAQAERVAAEAMGRGAAGIEVVVGDLTDEGEAQRAADHCVEAWGGVDVLVNNAGWSVPGFIAKNTDRANWQKTVEINFFTAIAATQAVLSPMREQGQGSIVFIASESAFGQIRQGVYGATKAAVVALARTTAREHGRHGIRSNIICPGLVVPDSPEAVGAGSLWSVGKDNVFTDDQAEYLLKDTPLARLTSAEDVAASVLFLASEKMSRQVTGQLFSVSGGYTMP
- a CDS encoding ABC transporter permease, yielding MASVVEAAAKPTRELGGILAMTLDALVIMFTKRFSWREAVQQAWFITRVSLLPTLLVMLGFTLLVIFEVNLLLKDLGALDLSGGIAGIASVQQIGPFVTVVVVAGAGGTAMCADLAARTIREEIAAMQVLGIDPIQRLVVPRIVAAVMVTLVLNVLICAGGLTGGYFFSVYLQGVNPGAYVASIPLFTGIPELMFSMIKAFIFGLIAALIACYRGLNVAGGSKGVGDAVNQAVVITVAVLVPVSLTISLIQFAIL
- a CDS encoding ABC transporter permease, whose translation is MSSLSPKLEAVRRAPLRTLDAIGTHGLFYARVLTGIPRALRRHPGEIVKLIAELGTGTGALALVGGSIVIVASITFFAGAVAAAQGFESSSSLGVGSLSPLLAAFFTARLSTPLLAGVALSVTLGAATTSQLGAMRISEEIDAIEVMAIPSLPYLATTRVAAGMTVITPLYIFATLGGFLADYLLLVFFYDVGAGNFSHYFFLYLHPMDIVFSYIQVLGMVIVVMLVHTFYGYTASGGPAGVGEAVGRSVRASLSGVMIVNLLIAMAIYSNFNTFHLGG
- a CDS encoding MCE family protein, whose product is MSRVTSPRTTRIAGMGLILVVVAAVALTGALYGRAFSNPAEVTVQTSRAGLVMDPGGKVKMRGVEIGRVGSVRPVGDAVEIVLEIDRDELDGVPADVVAEIRATTVFGAKYVELVPPAAGGNGSLTDGAVIRASGVTTEINTVFDGLDRVLSGIDIASLNGTLTVLATSLSGRGDDIVAIAAKADAYLTKFEPLLPQLRKDLLEVARFARLAVEVSPALLAILRNATVTAGTIADEEQALHRVLVDLSLLGGRAADFLGDNGDALATLLESARPTAATLRAYSTELPCFLKGLDETRKVMADVIGGTDASLRALVSVRSELSHYTVPKDLPGLPEDRGPDCHGLPRLKNSQIPIPERGTAQ
- a CDS encoding MCE family protein → MKIHAEAIKLAIFGIVGVLVLGLLYLTLGETRLGPTRSYRVVMTDVSGLQGGDVVRVAGVRVGQVDGLDVIDGNRVEVSFQVDESQTLTDSTDVLVRYENLLGDRYLELRQPPNMGKPLADGATIPVDRTTPALDLDVLLNGFRPLFRGLEPTEVNELAENLIATLQGRGGTVESLLAKTSSLTNGLADDSTAITSLIDNLDVLLGSLDTRDVQLRQTIGQFQELVSGLANDKDPIATSVTSINRMAAALADLFNDGREPFKQTVIAVKDLAKLLNTNTKTLNKVLASLPGAYQVLDRIGSHGNTFNFYLCAVQVVISGPGGKPIKTPMVRSQTERCQDNPERRGQR
- a CDS encoding MCE family protein; translated protein: MKMFRERNPLPLGLVVVVGLVMTLLLVLNIDGVVGAFGRKYSVMLPEAAGIKQGDPVRVSGLTVGRVGEVSLEGEGVLVEFGLTETGIELGKETTAEVSVETVLGDKALVLTSQGGGTLAEGDRIPIERASVPYEVTDALAELQQETEEIDVDKVATALETVAGTLEGATPELGNAITGMSRLSQTISSRDDSLRSLLANADQFSDVLADRSGDLTALMKDGNVLFTELLKRRNDITALLENLSAMAIELRGLVADNKDTIGPALQELNTVIGTLQQNKTNISKTLTGMSVYATGLGEVVSSGEFFSAYLQNLLPGNMLQPGISELGLSGVDLSGLLGGGTTP
- a CDS encoding MCE family protein — its product is MSTIKKILATPRLRLLLALALVAVAVLTVGFRDKGSTDLVAWFPSTDGIYAGDEVRVLGVPVGKIDSIDPDGTKVRVAFHVNSDIKIPKDAKAVIVAPSLVSSRYLQLTPRYDGGPVMADGSTIELADTAVPVEWDDIKEQLNGLAEALGPRGANKNGALSDLVDAGSTALDGQGATINQTIADLSNAVGVLDSGGDDAFSVVRNLQVFVAALAQSDGQMKRFIQNLDAVSAVLVDDKRMVRSALRNLSAAVGDVEGFIKDNRAGLNTAVTRLSDIVQVVNKQQGDLAQILHVAPNALENLTESYHENQNAVGVNLNSANIFSPGSLICGAIGGAAGTDEAGTEKLCNDLLGNLLGQVVDNPQSQELLDALLLLIAGAGS
- a CDS encoding MCE family protein is translated as MRRFGLACVLALVVLLSGCRFDGIDSMVLPGAKGNGEDAVKLTVELPDVGTLNVNADVKVDDIAVGTVTDVRVENWHAVAELTLEPDVDLPANAVAKVGVNTLLGAAYVELVAPAKPEGTLASGDRIPLERGRAYPSTEQVLSAASLALNGGGLEQIATITTELNQVLGGNDRAVASLLPRLDSFVGALDSQREEILGAVRDMARLSQRFAKNRGVLTTALDEIGPALEALAKNRPDLTKALTSLTRLSDVATPLVGRVKDDLIAGLKDLVPVLEAVTAAGDSAVSALGFAVTFPFAPETVQNACRGSYCNLTLMLDLTNSALLNGFIRPDGSIGIPGLPGLPDLGKLLGGLLPGVTGLLNGLTGGARTDGSTTKSGGAGGAGTAQNPGSSPDIADTLEELLGGILGGGR